The Halichondria panicea chromosome 14, odHalPani1.1, whole genome shotgun sequence genome contains a region encoding:
- the LOC135347387 gene encoding protein NLRC3-like isoform X1 yields MKITSQRHARYFSNDLDDDVTLVFPKPSWQLRACLASVLFTPVLYQLYLIMVTIRYILFLQTFSSPPRPACPVVDLSWTGVFPCELGWRGSALAVLILSAVLITCYSLITACLVRWNPRKQWNSTTSGNQLYIYCHNNYKRHSYFLVFDTQEKPTKFQVRVQSANRPPTLSLYILLLIFRLLLQSGDVEANPGPTLGSILTLNDLNSVYKNLIKAAGDWLDLGLDLGLDLGILKNIKDDCHRNKDCLREMIAARLKTGPLTYSDIVQSLRAPTVDQSDVAEAIEKECTVDDTSPGPSKTNTSTRTAEPTNDDTPPGPFMRQALSTTTPGPTSGAGLTESLGNSMLDTVIKDEDLIHLAAYFDSATLLAAAISLNPHEDGDVTRVKASEGTQIAVHLCLKYWKRRKPKEATFQALLTIVRSLGKEDTATSIEEYSKTVFYHANNYLLSDDHTLLGPSQKQKLSTTTREPTKHKSDIRFTIQPDKAIGIYRSYLTSIYDTRYLPADDKYPLQCVKHFVNLECADVSKHLSRKEIENSWSKIVKGKLDRFPRERITMDQIASKVEGKFSKLVVIKGAPGGGKTTLSWELCRRWANGEVWTDYSLVVLLRLRDENVQKAVELVDLFQCEDTDYSKNIYAIIRKNHGLGILFILEGLDELTPSLRENDSIFMKLITGRLLPASTVLVTTRPWAVCDLPVTCSSRVDQFIEILGFFPEQIKEFIDLMIKDGAPPKLREYIDSNPCIFSAMYNPLHARIVVEVYRECHDKSNSIFPNTTTELYTAYSQVLIKRYVHDNPESDWSGELSELPLSLQVHFDKLCYIAYDGITKEKQQLVFFKEDVADANTLGFMNSVHPLYKSTMKYNSSPSYNFLHLTLQEFLAAFYIWKNNTSHEQLILLEKKSDDGSYKMILSFLAGLTKLNDPWTRCVLPTPYLYYDKGSLKAERMCTFSNDQILWMYESQNVQAMKDLYCNVLYEPPLKFNDKTIGQFMLGYVLASAHFKVTQMDMLECSKGRNVVDRSMLLAGINKVSPSLRLRVKHFIMSNTFKIVSAPRTLIDRILPKLENVTIITGMHRLEEFDRPEISHASTILDTIQLSPNLSVVELDFGISRDTVKRILDILKPKHCLKVLKCAQVSPADEKLLSDFVAHSSIEMLVIRLVLNLNISSLSTPPTATVQDRIISIGLNVTELKRNKTKILPHLLSEYPFTINYEASKFPTDDVVSLVSTINKIISILNHWKLSLQYLRCSMLFLQLNSTLSEQLSRTLLNCPILKELDIKSETKGQFEYFCTHQHLQSLTLCCPDNGCEVLRSLKDNRSNCIKSLTLICNFDYNFDEAIGEYLQTDTSLEEFTLHYIDFKNSLSHLVQGLLVNTCLTKLTISPYNTGSFVFAKLDSIELVKILQLNTTLQFIELMIHKLSPNKLLLVLEALRENNSVKNLTLGLYFLAATKREGQNITSVLTREYTVTTEEAEAVGNVLAKNKTLEVFHIIAEITECSPIVRGLLENKTLKEFGTSEKTKKNIVTCPEYADVRRRIFFKGRSPLIVH; encoded by the exons ATGAAGATAACATCTCAGAGACATGCCCGTTATTTCTCAAATGATCTGGACGACGATGTTACCCTGGTTTTCCCTAAGCCTAGTTGGCAGCTCAGAGCCTGCCTTGCCTCTGTGTTGTTCACCCCTGTCCTCTACCAACTCTACCTCATTATGGTCACCATCAGATACATACTCTTCTTACAAACCTTTTCCT CTCCCCCACGTCCTGCTTGCCCTGTGGTTGACTTGAGTTGGACCGGAGTGTTTCCTTGTGAGCTGGGATGGAGGGGGAGTGCACTGGCTGTTCTCATTCTGTCAGCTGTGCTTATCACCTGctactcactcatcactgccTGCTTGGTGAGATGGAACCCTCGGAAACAATGGAACTCAACCACATCAGGTAATCAATTATATATTTactgccacaataattataaacgtcACTCTTACTTTTTAGTTTTTGATACTCAAGAAAAGCCGACCAAGTTCCAAGTGAGAGTTCAGAGCGCTAATCGGCCCCCCACTCTcagtctgtatatactgttactGATATTCCGCTTACTGTTACAGTCAGGAGATGTTGAAGCAAACCCTGGACCAACGCTTG GCTCAATTCTTACTCTCAATGATTTGAATTCTGTTTACAAGAACTTGATAAAAGCCGCTGGAGATTGGTTAGACCTGGGACTTGATTTGGGATTAGATCTTGGGATCCTCAAAAATATAAAAGATGACTGTCACAGGAACAAGGATTGTCTACGTGAAATGATAGCTGCTCGCTTGAAGACTGGCCCTCTCACCTATTCTGACATAGTTCAGAGTCTCAGAGCACCAACAGTTGATCAGAGTGATGTCGCCGAAGCTATTGAGAAAGAATGTACAG TTGACGATACTTCACCTGGGCCATCTAAAACAAATACGTCTACAAGGACTGCTGAACCAACCA ATGACGATACTCCACCTGGGCCATTTATGAGGCAAGCATTGTCCACAACAACTCCTGGACCAACCA GTGGTGCTGGACTCACAGAGAGCTTGGGAAATTCAATGCTAGATACGGTGATAAAAGATGAAGATCTGATTCATTTGGCTGCTTATTTTGATAGTGCTACACTTCTTGCTGCCGCAATATCACTAAACCCTCACGAAGACGGTGATGTAACGCGAGTAAAAGCCAGTGAGGGCACACAGATTGCAGTACATCTATGCTTGAAATACTGGAAAAGAAGAAAACCCAAAGAAGCGACATTTCAAGCACTTCTAACTATTGTCCGCAGTCTGGGAAAAGAGGACACAGCCACCAGCATTGAAGAATATTCAAAAACAGTATTTTACCATGCAAACAATTACTTACTTTCAGATGACCATACTTTGCTTGGGCCATCTCAGAAGCAAAAATTGTCCACAACGACTCGTGAACCAACCA AACACAAATCCGATATTCGTTTCACCATCCAACCAGATAAAGCAATAGGAATTTATCGATCATACTTAACTAGTATTTACGATACAAGATATCTCCCTGCTGATGACAAATATCCTCTCCAGTGTGTTAAGCATTTTGTTAACCTAGAATGTGCGGATGTAAGTAAACATTTATCGAGAAAGGAAATCGAAAATTCCTGGTCAAAAATAGTTAAAGGCAAGCTGGATAGATTTCCTAGAGAGAGAATCACAATGGACCAGATAGCTTCCAAAGTAGAGGGCAAATTCTCTAAACTAGTTGTCATTAAGGGGGCTCCTGGAGGAGGTAAGACGACTTTGTCATGGGAACTGTGCAGACGATGGGCTAATGGTGAAGTTTGGACAGATTACTCCCTTGTTGTGTTGCTCCGACTTCGAGATGAGAATGTTCAGAAAGCTGTAGAATTAGTTGATCTATTTCAATGTGAAGATACTGATTATTCCAAAAATATTTATGCTATTATCCGAAAGAATCATGGGCTGGGCATACTTTTCATTTTGGAAGGCCTGGATGAGTTGACACCATCCCTTAGAGAAAATGACTCCATATTTATGAAGCTAATAACCGGACGTCTTCTGCCAGCTAGTACCGTGCTTGTTACCACTAGACCCTGGGCTGTATGCGATCTACCTGTTACTTGTAGCTCAAGAGTTGATCAGTTCATTGAAATCTTAGGTTTTTTTCCCGAACAAATTAAAGAATTCATTGATCTAATGATCAAAGATGGGGCTCCACCAAAACTACGTGAATACATTGATTCTAATCCATGTATCTTTAGTGCAATGTATAACCCTCTTCATGCCAGAATTGTAGTTGAAGTTTACAGAGAATGCCATGACAAAAGCAATAGCATCTTTCCTAACACAACAACTGAACTATACACTGCATACTCTCAAGTTTTGATTAAAAGATATGTACATGACAATCCAGAGAGTGATTGGAGTGGTGAGCTGAGTGAGTTACCATTGTCACTTCAGGTACATTTTGATAAGCTTTGCTATATTGCATACGATGGAATAACAAAAGAAAAACAACAGTTGGTTTTTTTCAAAGAAGATGTTGCGGATGCTAACACACTCGGATTCATGAACAGTGTACATCCTTTATATAAATCCACAATGAAATACAACAGTTCTCCATCTTACAATTTCCTTCATCTAACACTTCAAGAATTCCTTGCTGCATTTTACATTTGGAAAAATAATACCTCACATGAGCAGTTGATTTTGCTTGAAAAAAAGTCTGATGATGGATCTTACAAGATGATTCTTTCGTTTTTAGCTGGATTGACTAAACTGAATGACCCATGGACACGGTGTGTACTTCCCACTCCTTATTTGTACTATGATAAAGGATCGTTAAAAGCCGAGAGAATGTGTACATTCTCAAATGATCAAATTCTGTGGATGTATGAAAGCCAAAATGTGCAAGCCATGAAGGACTTGTATTGTAATGTGCTGTATGAACCACCGCTAAAATTTAATGATAAGACAATTGGTCAGTTTATGCTTGGTTATGTTTTAGCTTCTGCTCATTTCAAAGTAACTCAAATGGACATGTTGGAGTGTAGTAAAGGACGTAATGTTGTGGATAGATCAATGCTATTAGCAGGAATCAACAAAGTTTCGCCTTCTCTTAGGTTAAGAGTAAAGCATTTTATAATGTCTAATACATTCAAGATTGTTTCTGCTCCGCGTACACTCATCGATAGGATACTACCAAAACTAGAAAACGTCACCATCATTACCGGTATGCATAGATTAGAAGAATTTGATAGGCCTGAGATTTCACATGCATCAACAATTTTGGACACTATACAGCTATCCCCAAACTTGAGTGTTGTAGAGCTAGATTTTGGCATCTCAAGAGACACTGTAAAACGAATACTTGAtattttgaagccaaaacactGCTTGAAGGTTTTGAAGTGTGCTCAAGTATCGCCAGCTGATGAAAAGTTGTTGTCTGACTTTGTTGCACATTCTAGTATTGAAATGTTGGTGATACGTTTGGTACTAAATCTTAACATTTCGAGTCTTTCAACCCCACCCACCGCGACTGTCCAGGACCGCATTATTTCAATTGGATTGAACGTAACAGAGTTAAAAAGAAATAAAACGAAAATCTTACCACATTTACTGTCTGAATATCCATTTACAATTAATTATGAAGCAAGTAAATTTCCAACGGACGATGTGGTTTCTTTAGTGTCTACTATCAACAAGATTATTTCAATCTTAAACCACTGGAAACTAAGCTTACAATATCTGCGATGCTCTATGCTATTTCTTCAGTTGAACTCCACTCTATCTGAGCAGCTATCTAGGACTCTACTCAATTGTCCGATACTTAAAGAACTTGACATCAAAAGTGAAACAAAGGGCCAATTTGAATATTTCTGTACCCACCAGCACTTGCAATCACTAACTTTGTGTTGTCCTGATAATGGCTGTGAAGTTTTACGTTCACTCAAAGACAATCGATCAAATTGCATTAAAAGCCTCACGCTTATATGTAACTTTGACTACAACTTTGATGAAGCTATTGGTGAGTATCTACAGACTGACACATCTCTAGAAGAATTTACACTACATTATATTGATTTTAAAAATAGCCTGAGTCATTTAGTGCAGGGACTGCTAGTTAACACATGTCTAACTAAGCTAACTATTTCACCATATAATACTGGCTCATTTGTTTTCGCAAAGCTTGATAGTATTGAACTGGTCAAAATTTTACAGCTTAATACAACTCTGCAATTCATTGAACTTATGATTCACAAACTATCGCCAAATAAACTACTCCTCGTTTTGGAAGCATTGAGAGAAAACAATTCTGTTAAAAATCTGACACTCGGTCTATATTTTTTAGCAGCTACAAAACGCGAGGGCCAGAATATTACATCAGTACTTACACGTGAGTACACTGTTACCACTGAAGAGGCTGAAGCTGTCGGTAATGTGTTAGCCAAGAACAAGACTCTAGAGGTGTTTCACATCATTGCTGAGATCACTGAGTGCTCCCCAATTGTCAGGGGGCTATTGGAAAACAAAACACTGAAAGAATTTGGCACTTCTGAGAAGACAAAAAAGAATATTGTGACATGTCCTGAGTATGCTGATGTCAGACGAAGAATTTTTTTTAAAGGGCGTTCCCCGTTAATTGTACATTGA
- the LOC135347387 gene encoding protein NLRC3-like isoform X2, with the protein MKITSQRHARYFSNDLDDDVTLVFPKPSWQLRACLASVLFTPVLYQLYLIMVTIRYILFLQTFSSPPRPACPVVDLSWTGVFPCELGWRGSALAVLILSAVLITCYSLITACLVRWNPRKQWNSTTSVFDTQEKPTKFQVRVQSANRPPTLSLYILLLIFRLLLQSGDVEANPGPTLGSILTLNDLNSVYKNLIKAAGDWLDLGLDLGLDLGILKNIKDDCHRNKDCLREMIAARLKTGPLTYSDIVQSLRAPTVDQSDVAEAIEKECTVDDTSPGPSKTNTSTRTAEPTNDDTPPGPFMRQALSTTTPGPTSGAGLTESLGNSMLDTVIKDEDLIHLAAYFDSATLLAAAISLNPHEDGDVTRVKASEGTQIAVHLCLKYWKRRKPKEATFQALLTIVRSLGKEDTATSIEEYSKTVFYHANNYLLSDDHTLLGPSQKQKLSTTTREPTKHKSDIRFTIQPDKAIGIYRSYLTSIYDTRYLPADDKYPLQCVKHFVNLECADVSKHLSRKEIENSWSKIVKGKLDRFPRERITMDQIASKVEGKFSKLVVIKGAPGGGKTTLSWELCRRWANGEVWTDYSLVVLLRLRDENVQKAVELVDLFQCEDTDYSKNIYAIIRKNHGLGILFILEGLDELTPSLRENDSIFMKLITGRLLPASTVLVTTRPWAVCDLPVTCSSRVDQFIEILGFFPEQIKEFIDLMIKDGAPPKLREYIDSNPCIFSAMYNPLHARIVVEVYRECHDKSNSIFPNTTTELYTAYSQVLIKRYVHDNPESDWSGELSELPLSLQVHFDKLCYIAYDGITKEKQQLVFFKEDVADANTLGFMNSVHPLYKSTMKYNSSPSYNFLHLTLQEFLAAFYIWKNNTSHEQLILLEKKSDDGSYKMILSFLAGLTKLNDPWTRCVLPTPYLYYDKGSLKAERMCTFSNDQILWMYESQNVQAMKDLYCNVLYEPPLKFNDKTIGQFMLGYVLASAHFKVTQMDMLECSKGRNVVDRSMLLAGINKVSPSLRLRVKHFIMSNTFKIVSAPRTLIDRILPKLENVTIITGMHRLEEFDRPEISHASTILDTIQLSPNLSVVELDFGISRDTVKRILDILKPKHCLKVLKCAQVSPADEKLLSDFVAHSSIEMLVIRLVLNLNISSLSTPPTATVQDRIISIGLNVTELKRNKTKILPHLLSEYPFTINYEASKFPTDDVVSLVSTINKIISILNHWKLSLQYLRCSMLFLQLNSTLSEQLSRTLLNCPILKELDIKSETKGQFEYFCTHQHLQSLTLCCPDNGCEVLRSLKDNRSNCIKSLTLICNFDYNFDEAIGEYLQTDTSLEEFTLHYIDFKNSLSHLVQGLLVNTCLTKLTISPYNTGSFVFAKLDSIELVKILQLNTTLQFIELMIHKLSPNKLLLVLEALRENNSVKNLTLGLYFLAATKREGQNITSVLTREYTVTTEEAEAVGNVLAKNKTLEVFHIIAEITECSPIVRGLLENKTLKEFGTSEKTKKNIVTCPEYADVRRRIFFKGRSPLIVH; encoded by the exons ATGAAGATAACATCTCAGAGACATGCCCGTTATTTCTCAAATGATCTGGACGACGATGTTACCCTGGTTTTCCCTAAGCCTAGTTGGCAGCTCAGAGCCTGCCTTGCCTCTGTGTTGTTCACCCCTGTCCTCTACCAACTCTACCTCATTATGGTCACCATCAGATACATACTCTTCTTACAAACCTTTTCCT CTCCCCCACGTCCTGCTTGCCCTGTGGTTGACTTGAGTTGGACCGGAGTGTTTCCTTGTGAGCTGGGATGGAGGGGGAGTGCACTGGCTGTTCTCATTCTGTCAGCTGTGCTTATCACCTGctactcactcatcactgccTGCTTGGTGAGATGGAACCCTCGGAAACAATGGAACTCAACCACATCAG TTTTTGATACTCAAGAAAAGCCGACCAAGTTCCAAGTGAGAGTTCAGAGCGCTAATCGGCCCCCCACTCTcagtctgtatatactgttactGATATTCCGCTTACTGTTACAGTCAGGAGATGTTGAAGCAAACCCTGGACCAACGCTTG GCTCAATTCTTACTCTCAATGATTTGAATTCTGTTTACAAGAACTTGATAAAAGCCGCTGGAGATTGGTTAGACCTGGGACTTGATTTGGGATTAGATCTTGGGATCCTCAAAAATATAAAAGATGACTGTCACAGGAACAAGGATTGTCTACGTGAAATGATAGCTGCTCGCTTGAAGACTGGCCCTCTCACCTATTCTGACATAGTTCAGAGTCTCAGAGCACCAACAGTTGATCAGAGTGATGTCGCCGAAGCTATTGAGAAAGAATGTACAG TTGACGATACTTCACCTGGGCCATCTAAAACAAATACGTCTACAAGGACTGCTGAACCAACCA ATGACGATACTCCACCTGGGCCATTTATGAGGCAAGCATTGTCCACAACAACTCCTGGACCAACCA GTGGTGCTGGACTCACAGAGAGCTTGGGAAATTCAATGCTAGATACGGTGATAAAAGATGAAGATCTGATTCATTTGGCTGCTTATTTTGATAGTGCTACACTTCTTGCTGCCGCAATATCACTAAACCCTCACGAAGACGGTGATGTAACGCGAGTAAAAGCCAGTGAGGGCACACAGATTGCAGTACATCTATGCTTGAAATACTGGAAAAGAAGAAAACCCAAAGAAGCGACATTTCAAGCACTTCTAACTATTGTCCGCAGTCTGGGAAAAGAGGACACAGCCACCAGCATTGAAGAATATTCAAAAACAGTATTTTACCATGCAAACAATTACTTACTTTCAGATGACCATACTTTGCTTGGGCCATCTCAGAAGCAAAAATTGTCCACAACGACTCGTGAACCAACCA AACACAAATCCGATATTCGTTTCACCATCCAACCAGATAAAGCAATAGGAATTTATCGATCATACTTAACTAGTATTTACGATACAAGATATCTCCCTGCTGATGACAAATATCCTCTCCAGTGTGTTAAGCATTTTGTTAACCTAGAATGTGCGGATGTAAGTAAACATTTATCGAGAAAGGAAATCGAAAATTCCTGGTCAAAAATAGTTAAAGGCAAGCTGGATAGATTTCCTAGAGAGAGAATCACAATGGACCAGATAGCTTCCAAAGTAGAGGGCAAATTCTCTAAACTAGTTGTCATTAAGGGGGCTCCTGGAGGAGGTAAGACGACTTTGTCATGGGAACTGTGCAGACGATGGGCTAATGGTGAAGTTTGGACAGATTACTCCCTTGTTGTGTTGCTCCGACTTCGAGATGAGAATGTTCAGAAAGCTGTAGAATTAGTTGATCTATTTCAATGTGAAGATACTGATTATTCCAAAAATATTTATGCTATTATCCGAAAGAATCATGGGCTGGGCATACTTTTCATTTTGGAAGGCCTGGATGAGTTGACACCATCCCTTAGAGAAAATGACTCCATATTTATGAAGCTAATAACCGGACGTCTTCTGCCAGCTAGTACCGTGCTTGTTACCACTAGACCCTGGGCTGTATGCGATCTACCTGTTACTTGTAGCTCAAGAGTTGATCAGTTCATTGAAATCTTAGGTTTTTTTCCCGAACAAATTAAAGAATTCATTGATCTAATGATCAAAGATGGGGCTCCACCAAAACTACGTGAATACATTGATTCTAATCCATGTATCTTTAGTGCAATGTATAACCCTCTTCATGCCAGAATTGTAGTTGAAGTTTACAGAGAATGCCATGACAAAAGCAATAGCATCTTTCCTAACACAACAACTGAACTATACACTGCATACTCTCAAGTTTTGATTAAAAGATATGTACATGACAATCCAGAGAGTGATTGGAGTGGTGAGCTGAGTGAGTTACCATTGTCACTTCAGGTACATTTTGATAAGCTTTGCTATATTGCATACGATGGAATAACAAAAGAAAAACAACAGTTGGTTTTTTTCAAAGAAGATGTTGCGGATGCTAACACACTCGGATTCATGAACAGTGTACATCCTTTATATAAATCCACAATGAAATACAACAGTTCTCCATCTTACAATTTCCTTCATCTAACACTTCAAGAATTCCTTGCTGCATTTTACATTTGGAAAAATAATACCTCACATGAGCAGTTGATTTTGCTTGAAAAAAAGTCTGATGATGGATCTTACAAGATGATTCTTTCGTTTTTAGCTGGATTGACTAAACTGAATGACCCATGGACACGGTGTGTACTTCCCACTCCTTATTTGTACTATGATAAAGGATCGTTAAAAGCCGAGAGAATGTGTACATTCTCAAATGATCAAATTCTGTGGATGTATGAAAGCCAAAATGTGCAAGCCATGAAGGACTTGTATTGTAATGTGCTGTATGAACCACCGCTAAAATTTAATGATAAGACAATTGGTCAGTTTATGCTTGGTTATGTTTTAGCTTCTGCTCATTTCAAAGTAACTCAAATGGACATGTTGGAGTGTAGTAAAGGACGTAATGTTGTGGATAGATCAATGCTATTAGCAGGAATCAACAAAGTTTCGCCTTCTCTTAGGTTAAGAGTAAAGCATTTTATAATGTCTAATACATTCAAGATTGTTTCTGCTCCGCGTACACTCATCGATAGGATACTACCAAAACTAGAAAACGTCACCATCATTACCGGTATGCATAGATTAGAAGAATTTGATAGGCCTGAGATTTCACATGCATCAACAATTTTGGACACTATACAGCTATCCCCAAACTTGAGTGTTGTAGAGCTAGATTTTGGCATCTCAAGAGACACTGTAAAACGAATACTTGAtattttgaagccaaaacactGCTTGAAGGTTTTGAAGTGTGCTCAAGTATCGCCAGCTGATGAAAAGTTGTTGTCTGACTTTGTTGCACATTCTAGTATTGAAATGTTGGTGATACGTTTGGTACTAAATCTTAACATTTCGAGTCTTTCAACCCCACCCACCGCGACTGTCCAGGACCGCATTATTTCAATTGGATTGAACGTAACAGAGTTAAAAAGAAATAAAACGAAAATCTTACCACATTTACTGTCTGAATATCCATTTACAATTAATTATGAAGCAAGTAAATTTCCAACGGACGATGTGGTTTCTTTAGTGTCTACTATCAACAAGATTATTTCAATCTTAAACCACTGGAAACTAAGCTTACAATATCTGCGATGCTCTATGCTATTTCTTCAGTTGAACTCCACTCTATCTGAGCAGCTATCTAGGACTCTACTCAATTGTCCGATACTTAAAGAACTTGACATCAAAAGTGAAACAAAGGGCCAATTTGAATATTTCTGTACCCACCAGCACTTGCAATCACTAACTTTGTGTTGTCCTGATAATGGCTGTGAAGTTTTACGTTCACTCAAAGACAATCGATCAAATTGCATTAAAAGCCTCACGCTTATATGTAACTTTGACTACAACTTTGATGAAGCTATTGGTGAGTATCTACAGACTGACACATCTCTAGAAGAATTTACACTACATTATATTGATTTTAAAAATAGCCTGAGTCATTTAGTGCAGGGACTGCTAGTTAACACATGTCTAACTAAGCTAACTATTTCACCATATAATACTGGCTCATTTGTTTTCGCAAAGCTTGATAGTATTGAACTGGTCAAAATTTTACAGCTTAATACAACTCTGCAATTCATTGAACTTATGATTCACAAACTATCGCCAAATAAACTACTCCTCGTTTTGGAAGCATTGAGAGAAAACAATTCTGTTAAAAATCTGACACTCGGTCTATATTTTTTAGCAGCTACAAAACGCGAGGGCCAGAATATTACATCAGTACTTACACGTGAGTACACTGTTACCACTGAAGAGGCTGAAGCTGTCGGTAATGTGTTAGCCAAGAACAAGACTCTAGAGGTGTTTCACATCATTGCTGAGATCACTGAGTGCTCCCCAATTGTCAGGGGGCTATTGGAAAACAAAACACTGAAAGAATTTGGCACTTCTGAGAAGACAAAAAAGAATATTGTGACATGTCCTGAGTATGCTGATGTCAGACGAAGAATTTTTTTTAAAGGGCGTTCCCCGTTAATTGTACATTGA